The DNA region CGTACTGAAAAAGAACATATATGATTCCCCCTTCTAATAGATTTTTGAGTTGTTTTTCTATTAAAGGTTTTGAATCTAGCTTTCAAAAGATGAGTGTGGAAATATTGTGCCGCCCTTAATTTCCTGTTTTgagacttttaaaatgaagagtAGAGTCGGGGCTTTCACAATATGTGTGCTCAGACTTTTGCAGTAATGCAAATGTATATTTGGTGGAACTTGGACTTGTTTGGTAACATTTCTCCCATTGTGACTGTACAGTTTGTGCTAGATACCTTGCTTGAGTCACATCATTCCCTAGCTCAAATGTTACCCGTGTTTCATTTTATCATGGTACAAATATTAGTGTATTTGACACATGAGAATGGGGGCGGAAAACTAAAATGTAATGAGTTCACAGCAAGTGTTGACTATTTGGGTGGAACTGGTGCAGGCCTGTCTTATGAattctgtgtgggtttttttttaaatatatttatattttaaattctttaagcCAAGTTTTTGCCTGTGTGAAGTGGTTTTGGAAAAATCTTTTGATCCAATGATTAGGGAGGGTTACCTGTTTAGGAAAGTAAGCTGCTCTGGTACAGAGCTGTGAGACAGTAAAACTGCTGTTCTGTGTCTTGCTCCACTTTGAAGGAAATGCTGAGAACCCTCTTTCTTTGGTGGAGAAGTGGGTAGTGGCTGTAATACACACCTAGCTGTCTTGGTCTGTTAATTTAGGAAGGTGTCCAAGCTTCATAAAATGCAAGTACTGGATGAATTGGGTCCTGTCAGTAAAAAAGTTgagacagaatattttaatacagtCGGAGGAACTGAAACAAACGTGTGCACAGGTAAGATCCTTAGGAATGTGAAGCCGATAGCATCACTATAGTTTCTCAAATGAAGAGTGTTTGGCGGAGTATTATGGAGGCAATTGTGATTGCCTGTGATGGTTCCTCTGCACTGCAGCTCTAATGAACAAGAATTTTTGATGGGTCAGTAGAGGTTCCAAATCTGATTGCGCAAATGCCTTTGGAACACTGTCGTTTTTTGGCAGGATGTTATTAATTTTGAAAGGTGTACTCTGTGTGTGCTTAGCTGCCATTGGGTCTGGGAAATCTAGCAAGAGGAGTGTGCAAGTTGAAGAAAGCTGAGGCTAGAAGAACGAGATCTTAACATTGTTGTGGGTTTCTACCGGTAGCAAAGGCAAGTGGAACTACTTCCAGTGCAGTCTGCTTGACTCCTTTTGTGTGGCTCTGAAAACCCCAACTCTTGTAAGGTTAATTACTTGTCTGTAGTAGGACAGGACTTAAAGCAGATGCTTTTCTATCTGTAAAGGacatcttggtttttttccccttatcaGTCTGTGGTGAGGGTGCAAACAAAGTACcttgaaggaaaaatgtaagAGGAAATTTGGTGATGAGATGAATATTGCAATTTCTGCTGTTAAACTGAAATTCAGCAACAAATACACAGTCTTCAGCCAAAGCTTTAAATTgaacctgcctttttttttccctccccacagcTATTCCATTGGCAGACTACTATATTATTGCTGGAGTGATTTATCAGGCACCTGACTTAGGGTCTGTCATTAACTCCAGAGTTGTAAGTGTTCTGTGCATTTGATGTATACCAGTTTGTATCTGCTTTTAGTTTTGGGTTGTTCCTCAGGCTGTCTCAATCCCTCCTTCACTGTCTCGAGGAGAAATCTTGTGTAGTACACAGTAACTTAAAACAATCCCCAGTAGTTAATATGGTGCGCATCCCACATGGAAATGAAAGATCCTGTGAGAGTCCAAAAAGTAGGATACATTGTTTAAGGGTGAAGGATCAGAATAACTGAAGCTACACAATTGGTGGAACAACATGAGGTTTGaataatcaaaagaaaaattaaaatgacaaatacaTATTCAATTAAATACATATTCAGTGAAGCTTGCTTTGGAATGTTAATGCTAAAGTagtgtaatatttctctttaaatgaGACTTATGTTTTTAAGTCAGTGtggtatttcattttaaattaaatacttgggtttgttttgatttcttctgtTCTATTAAACTGCTACTGCTGCAAGTTTTTCTTTGTCAGTTGAgaaaagctcttcagaaaaGGTCTCATAAGAGCCTGTGAAAGAGATTACATTCTTGGTCCAAAGCTAGATGTCccagaataaaaatgaatgcagaacactaattttaaaatccctGCTTTCAAAAATTTAGACGGTATTTTCTCCTTAAATTCTGAACACTGCCCTATGTTCTTCTTCTGAAAGCTCACTGCAGTGCATGGAATTCAGTCTGCTTTTGAAGAAGCTATGTCCTACTGTCGCTATCACCCATCCAAGGGCTACTGGTGGCATTTCAAAGATCAAGAAGAACGAGGTATGATTCCTAGCTGCCCCTTGCGTACTTTATGAGAAGGAAGGTAATGTAGGGAAAAACTTGAGGCAATCCACAGTGATGGTGTAGAGATGAGGTTAAGGGTAGGTTAATGCTCCCTATCAGGTGGAAGGAAccttgctcttctctgctgGTGGGGATGAACATCGAGGCATGGGTCAGAAATGAAAATGGTGTGCCTTGTGTCAACAAAGTGGGCAACTCTTCAGCCCATGGGAAACCAAAGTACATTTTCAGAAGCCAAACCAGTTTGTTGGGAGGTAAGAATTGTCCTTAATCAGTCTTccacaaaaaatcccaaatgatGTTAAAGGAAAATGTGGGTGAAGTTTAGAGGAGAGATGAATACCAGCTTGTCATACAACAAAGAGCTGCTAAGAGAACTGAACTTCTAATACAGTTTTGTCTTACATTTCTGTCACTTGCAGAGAAAGCTAAACCAAAAgctaagaagaaagaagaacCAAGTTCTATTTTCCAAAGGCAACGGGTAGATGCTTTGCTTTTAGACCTAAGACAAAAGTTTCCACCCAGATTTGTTCAGGTATGACACTTACAAGCCATAGTATTACTGTAACTCACTTGGAAATCAGGGTAATCATAAGTACTGGAACAGCTGAAACTGGGAATTTTGTGTGCTTTCTGCAGTGGTAACATGGATTAGCTAATAAATTTGAAATGGAAGGCTCTGATTGGAGTGTAGGATTCCTCTTTAATTGCAGGAGTCATTAAGACCTTGGCAAAACTATGAGGGCAAATTTTATACACATTACTTATCTAATCACAGAAGGTCTGTTCTTGTCAGCTATcaaattttgctgctgcttccagttTCCTGCTTTGTGAGCACAATCAAGCCACCAGGGCTATTTTGTTTTAGGTACTCCATTGTTCTGGAGGCTTGCTTAATTAGTCTGGAAATTCTTGGCATTCTGTGAAGTTGTTGTGATTGCCTCTGATTGCCTCTAGTAGCCATTTATTCCACCAGGTCTTCTGCTTGGGAGCAAAGGAAATGATGTGTACAGCATCTCACAAAACCGTTTACTCCTCAGATGTGGGAAAGACTGGCTAACTGcatattttttgctttagtgCTTTTCAGTTGTCAGAGGAAAAACTGGACGTCAGTTAGATTTTGAGTGTATTTAGTGATTCCCTTCTACCCTCAACCCTTATGTATAAGGGCGCATTGCTTGGTTTATATTCCTAAGTGAATAGTAGGAAGGGTTAAGAATTATGATTTTGGTTCCACTGAtgtgttgttctgttttttttttcttcctccctcacaGCAAAAGCCTGGAGAAAAGCCTATCCCAGGTAAAACTCTAATATTCTCacaagactttaaaaaataggCTCTATATAGCAGTGTCTTCCAGCTGCCATCTAAGCTCCTGGCTGCTGCTACTGAGGTGGTTAGAAATTCTGGCCTTGCCTAATTGTGGGAGCTATGATGTAAGAGTTCTCTGTTACAGCCAGAGTGAAACTGAAGAAAGTGTGTATTCTACTCCTGCCCTTTCTGTCTGTAAAACTGTATTGCCTGAAGGTCCAAATGCAGGAAATGTTCTTTGAAAGCAGGAGGAGGGTAAAAGGGTAAATGAAGGAACAATTTGGTCAGTCCAACATCTTAGTGGTTTTTGCATGGGGTGCTACAAGCTCAAGAAGGCATGTGAAGGCTTTGACGTGATTGTAAGCAACCTCAAACCAGGGAAATCATGAACTGTATCTCTTCAGTCTATTCCACTTTTTTACCTGTATAGGTATGAATTTGGTCCTTTATTATTCTTATCCcgttgaaattaattttgcccCTTTGACATCAATAATATGTTCTGAGTACACTGAACAGTATTTTAGGAATAGAAATTGGAGGCTTaactttcttttgctgttacTTTTTAAGTGGATCAGATCAAGAAGGAACCAGAACCACCACCTGAAGCTGtcaagccagaggaaaaagagactGTAAAGAATGCTCAGCAGAGTGCTGGTGCTAAAGGACCACCTGAAAAACGGATGAGACTCCAGTGAAGTAACAATTTCTTCCATGTCTGGATTAGTCAATACCTGGAAAACAGGGAATTCTAGCTCCCCTTTCTTTATATTTATGCTCTTCAACTGAGACTGGTGATTCAGAGACTGAAGTCCCTGTAATGGCTTTTTCTGTAGAAACCTATCATGCAAATGCCAATGCTGGGATGAGCTGCCTCGAAGAAGGTGTTTTCAGTCTTCATCTTATTTTGAATGTTGGTTTCTGAGAATGGTTTTTACATGGATGTATTTTGCAGCCTCCTGAAATCTTTACAAACTCTTGCATCCCTTGTGTCTTGGTTTCCCGTGTAAAAAGgcaagcttttatttaaaaaaacaacaaaaaaatcagaattcttGGCAAATAAATCTCCTGGCTGCTGGAATGCTTTTCTTAAATGCTTACTTTGTTAAAAGCAAATGTGCCATAGCAGctggcagcatttttttttctcagatatcagaatatattttaatctgttttgagGAAGTTCAGCTAAAGGATTTAGGCTGCCTGCTATAAATTGCTGTTCCTTTAGTATGCTTGGGATACAGATAAAGATTTCATAACTGGAGGCTGAAACCCACATAATTAGATGTCAGACCGCTCTCAGTCTCTAAATGTTCTTAGGCACTCATTTTACTTAATGGCTAAACTGGTCTTCTATAATAAAAGCTAGTGTTCTGTGAGAGAGATTTATGATGACATAAAACTCTAAAATATCTTGCTGTTGCACACTATGTGAGGCtgtttatatttccttttttcactgtAACTCAAATATATCAATTACATCTCTTCCCCTGTGCTTCCAGTACTTTCTTGCTGTATCTGATCACCTTGATTAGTCATCTGCCTTTTAGACCTGAGGAGGTAGGGCAGTGGAAGAGAAACATCCCTGACAGCTATACACTTTGCTATTTAAGCATGTTGCTTACACAAaccttctcccccctcccccccctgAAATA from Phalacrocorax aristotelis chromosome 10, bGulAri2.1, whole genome shotgun sequence includes:
- the MED6 gene encoding mediator of RNA polymerase II transcription subunit 6, which produces MAAVDIRDNLLGISWVDSSWIPILNNGSVLDYFSERSNPFYDRTCNNEVVKMQRMTLEHLNQMVGVEYILLHAQEPILFIIRKQQRQSPTQAIPLADYYIIAGVIYQAPDLGSVINSRVLTAVHGIQSAFEEAMSYCRYHPSKGYWWHFKDQEEREKAKPKAKKKEEPSSIFQRQRVDALLLDLRQKFPPRFVQQKPGEKPIPVDQIKKEPEPPPEAVKPEEKETVKNAQQSAGAKGPPEKRMRLQ